CGGGGCTCCACGGATTCTGCGTCCACCAGGGCGGCCACGAACTTCTCGTAGGTTTCGCGGTCCAGGGGGCAGTTGATAAAGTCTGCGGTTTCGCCCTTTTCCCAACGGTTCATATAGAAGGCGTGGTCAAAGTCGATGGAGTCCGTTTCCACCACAGGAGCGATGGCGTCGTAAAAATGCAGGCGGTCGCTGCCCAGTCGCTTGAAGATGTCGTCGGCCAGAGTGTCGCTGGCTAAGGGACCTGCGGCCACCAGCGTGGGGCAGTCTCCGGCGAGACTGGTCACTTCTTCGCGATGTAGCGTAATGTTGGGGCAGGCGTTAATGCGGGCCTCTACCAGGTCGCTGAAAATATCGCGGTTCACCGTCAGGGAATCCCCAGCGGGCACGGCGGCTTCTGCGGCACATTCCATGAGGAAACTTCCAAGCATTCTCAGTTCCTGCTTCAAGAGTCCGTGTGCGCTTGTAACCCCAAGAGCCTTGAAGCTATTGGAGCAGACCAGCTGAGCCAAGTGGCCGTCACGATGGGCGGGGGTAGGCTTTACCGGGCGCATTTCATAAAGGTGAACGTCAAAACCGCGGCTTGCCAACTGCAATGCTGCTTCACAACCGGCGAGACCGCCACCAATCACACGAACTTTCTGTGCAGAAACATTTTGAGTCATGTACGCAAATTTAGAAAAACGAAAAATCGCGACCGGAGGGCCGCGACTTTCTAAACCTTTATCCTTTAGGCTTTAACCTAGTTAACAATCATTTTCTTGTAGGTCTTTGCGTTTCCGATCCAGAGCTTTACAAGAAGTTCTTCCAAGGATGCGGACGTTACACAGTCCGGATCTGCATCCTGGATTTCGTCGGAAATCATGTTGGCCTGAGTCAGGTTCAGCATGCCGTAGTAAAGGGCTTCCAGCAACTGAGACAGAAATTCCGGAGAAACCCTGGCTACAGACTCCATGTCGTTCAAGGGAGGAAGCTGGGTCACATCGGGCTGGAACTGGTCAAGGTTATCCATGGTCCACATGTCTGCAGCCTTACCCATGTCGGGGGTGAGGGCAATGCCCTTGAGGTTGGAGCGGTATTCGTTCCATTCCTGGGCTGTCGTCTTGCCGGCCTTACGGATCTTCTTCAAGAAAGAGAGGACTGCGTAGTACAATTCCTTTTCTTTCTGGTTGATTTCCTTTTGGGAAGCTTGAATCATGGATACCTATAAAAAACTCGAAAGAGCCGCGACTGCCTTTCCGTGAAGGTTAGGACAGCCGCAGCTGTTTATGGTTGTCGCCTAGGCGACATTTTTCTTAGTGGCGGAACGGTATTAGTGACGGAAGTGACGCATACCGGTGAAGACCATTGCCACGCCAAGCTTGTTGCAAGCTTCGATGGAAAGGTCGTCCTTCTTGGAGCCACCCGGCTGCACGATGTACTGGACGCCGGCTGCTGCTGCAGCTTCGACGTTATCCGGGAACGGGAAGAATGCGTCGGAACCCATAACGACTTCGCTGAACACCTTGGCTTCGAGAGCCTTGAGGCCAGCCTTGTCGATGCACTTGCCCTTTTCGTTGAAGAACTTCTGGGCAGCCTTCATGCGGGCGACGTTGTCGCGAACGCGGGGCTGGCAGAGGCGGAGGTTAGAGTCGATGCGGTTGGGCTGGCCGGGGCCAAGACCCAGAACCTGGAAGTAGCCGCGGGCATATTCGTAACCCATGACGATGGCGTTGGACTTGGTGTGCTTGGTAACGATCCAGGTGAAGCGGGCCAGGGCTTCCTTGTTCTTTGCGAACTTCTTCTTGGTGACGCATTCGAACTTTTCGTAAACGTCAACGTCGCGGTCCTGAACCAGCATACCGCCGATCACGTGCTTGTAGACCTTCATCTTGGTGGCCTTCTTGATTTCGCCAACTTCAAGGAGACGAATGTCCTTGGACTTGTTCTTGAGGAATTCAAGAGCGTCGGCTTCGAAAGCCGGAGCAAGGAGGATTTCAACGAACTTGCCCTTCAGGAATTCTGCAGTCTTCAGGTCGACCTTCTTGGTCACTGCGATAACAGAACCGAAAGCGGACACCGGGTCACCTTCCCATGCTGCTTCCATGGCAGTGCGGAGGGTCTTACCAGTTGCGAGACCACAGGGGTTCATGTGCTTCACGATGACAACTGCATTTTCACCAGCGAATTCGCGAGCCATTTCGAGAGCTGCGTCGGCGTCAACAATGTTGTTGTAGGAGAGTTCCTTGCCGTGGAGCTGCTTTGCGGTAGCGAGGCTTGCTTCAGTGCAAGTGGGATCGCGGTAGAAAACAGCTGCCTGGTGAGAGTTTTCACCGTAGCGCATGGGCTGCGGGTCAACGAACTTAAGCTTCAATTCTTTAGGTTCTTTAGCCATATTATCCTCTTTGGGTTTATGTTATAAATCTAGTTAAAAAATCAGCCTTGTTATGGAGAATTTCTTTTAAACACCACGTTCATTTGGATCCCAGATGACCTTGTGGAGCTGGACCTGGAATCGAACCTGGTTCTTTCGCATGACCTGGTTAGAAAGAATCCAGTTCACCATGTCCTGGTAGGGAAGTGTTCCGAATACAGGGGAGACGTAGAATGTTGGATGGCAAATGTTTTCCAAAGACTCCACGATTCTTGCCGCATCCTCGAGATCCTTGACGGAACCTACTACGAACTTGACCACGTCCCGGCTATCCAGGTTGCGGAAGTTGTCCAGCTTCATCTTGCCTTGCATGTTGCTGCTGGAACATTTCCAGTCCATGGTCACAAAGACATTCTTGAAACCAAGAGGCTTCGGCATGGTCCCGTTGGTCTCGATGTTGATATCGAAACCGTTGTCATCCAGAACCTGAAGCAGAGTCTGCACGTCCTGATGAATCAAGGGCTCGCCACCGGTCAGAGTGACATTCTTGCAGTCAAATGATTTTACTTTGTCTACAATCTGGCCGACATTCATTTCCGTAAAGTCGGAACCTTCCACGGCGTACATGGAGTCGCAGTAACTGCATCGCAGGTTGCAGCCGTGGAGACGGATAAAGACCGCGGGGGCTCCAGTACGGATGCCTTCGCCATCGATGCTGAAAAATATTTCGGAAACTTTCATGAGCTGGCCTAGTCTGCTTCGTATTCCGCGATATTGCCTTCGCTTTCCTGGACCACTACCCGGTAGCAGTTCGGAATCTGGTCGCAAATCCACTTGGCCATGTTCTCGGCGGTAGGATTGAAATCCACAATGTCGTTAAGCAGCTTGTGGTCCAGCTTGTCCTTGATTGTTTTCTTTACGTGGGAAAAGTCGATGACCATTCCCTGGGCGTTCAGCTCCTTGGACTTGCAATGGACCGTGATGATCCAGTTGTGCCCGTGGATTCCTGTGCACTTGCTGTCATAGGGGAGGTCCAGACGGTGTGCCCCGGAGATTTCGAATCGCTTAGATATCTTGTACATGTCTACCTAGTTTTGTTTTACGACAGGATGGCATTGCGAACTGTCGCGGCTCTACGCCTTGTTAAGTTTCAGAAGGAGCGTCGTTGAATTCCTGTACCTGTGGAGGCAAGTTGTCCAGCGGGTCTTCCGGGTCTACAACCAGGTTGTAGTAAACGTTGTTCTGCAGCTCGTCTTCGATGTAGAAGAGCGTTCCGCCCATGGCGCTGCCACAGCCGGCGCATGCTCCCTGGAAGCGAATCTTCAGGTGGTTGTCTTCTGTCAGGTCCAGGATTTCCAGGTCTCCGCCGTCGCCCTGCAGGGTTCCGCGGACAGACTTGTGGAGCCATTCCTCGATCTTCTCGATCTTCTGCACCTTGGTGAGTGCGTTCCATTCAGCGTCAGCCTCGGCTCGGCCTTCTGCAGTCTGGGTGCGGTACTTGATGCGTTCCATCTTCTCGCGGACGATGATTGCGGTTGCCTTCTTCTCGGGATATTCCTCCAGGACCTTGGCAATGAGCTTGTTCATCTGGCCGATTTCTGCGGCGTCTGCGGGAATGGCACGAACCTCGGGAATATCTCGCAGTTCTTCTTCAATGGATTCTGCCGTAATCTTGCAGGCTTCGTCCACAGTTACCATCTGGATCTTCTTGCAGAAGGTATCGGCGAGGGCGGTAAACACCGGGCCGCCGTAGGTAAAGAAACGGGTTTCCAGAATCTTGTCGCAGTCCGGGTCGATCATCAGGTAGACTTTGAGACTAGCTTCCTTCACATCCACCAGGGCGAGGCCCTTTTCATCTGCTTCAATCTGGAAAATTGCCCCACGATACTTGGGGGACTTAGCAATATCTTGCACCTTCTGGGAAAGTGTGCTTGTTACATCTTCACTCATACGCTGAAAAGTTAGAAATTTTTCTTTAGAGAAATCCTTTCGCCTCTTGTCTGTAGGCTCGAAGAACCGTTCTTTTTTCTTTTTATGGAGCCCACGCGGGGGTAGCTCTCGCAGCTCCGGCTGCAGCAATTAAACGAATAAAGCCCCGCTTTCGCGAGGCTTTATTTAATCTTTAACTTAGGCGCTTTAGGCCTGGCGTTCTACGAACGCAGGCCTCTGCGGCTCGGAAATGAGAGCAAATAAATTTGCTCTCGCTTCACTCGCCTTGTTAGGCCTTGATAATTGTGTCCTTAGCCAGCACGACGATGCCGGATTCGGTAACATGGAACAGCTTCTTGTCGCGTTCCAGGTCGTAACCGATTTCGAAGCCGGCCGGAATATGCAGGCCCTTTTCGATGATGGCTCTACGGACCTTGGCGCCCGGGCCGATAGTCACGTTGGGGAAAAGGATAGATTCTTCAACCATGGCGTCCTTCTGGATGGTAACACCCGGAGAAAGGATGCTCTTGACTACGGTACCGCCACCGATAACGCAACCAGCGGACACGATGGAGTCGATAGCTGCACCCTGATGGGCTTCATTGTCTCCGGCAAAGAAACGTGCAGGAGGCTGGTTCCAGTTGAAGGTGCGGATGGGCCAGTAATTGTTGTAAAGGTCGAAGGGCGGATTTTCGGAGCAAAGGTCCATGTTTGCTTCGTAGAAGGCGTCGAGGGTACCTACGTCGCGCCAGTAGCCCTTGGTGCTAGCCTGTTCGCCACGGACGATGTTGGTGTTAAAGTCGTAGACGTACACCGGATAGTCGTGGTACAGTGCCGGAATAATATGCTTACCGAAGTCGGTTGCGCCGCTTTCTGCGCCCTTCATCAGTTCGCGAACCAGGAACTTGCTGGTAAAGAGGTAGTTGCCCATGGAGGCGAGGCACCAGCCCGGACGACCCGGCATTTCCTTCGGGTTCTTGGGCTTTTCTTCGAAGCCGATCATGCGGTTGTCCTGGTCCACTTCGATAATGCCGAATTCGCTTGCTTCCTTTACCGGCACGGGGATTGCTGCAATGGTGAGCAATGCGGCGCGGGAGAGGTGGAAGTCGATCATCTGGTTGATGTCCATCTTGTAGATATGGTCACCACCGAAGATTGCCACCAGGTCCGGACGTTCGTCGGTAATCAGGTTGATGTTCTGGAAAATGGCGTCGGCAGTACCGCGATACCATTCGTCGCCAGTACGCATCTGTGCGGGAACCAGGTCAACATACTGGTCCAGGCTTGCGTTAAGGTTCCAGGCTGCGGAAATATGCTTGTTTAGGGAATCGGACTTGAACTGGGTCAACACCTTGATCTTGAAGATGCCGGAGTTGATGAAATTGTTCAGAACAAAGTCAATGATGCGGTAAGTGCCGCCAAAATGGACTGCGGGCTTTGCACGGTCGCGGGTGAGGGGCTGCAGACGGCTGCCCTGGCCACCGGCCATGATCATGCACAAAATGTTTTTCTGGTGCTCTCTGGAGTAGGACCAACTCATATACCATACCTCATGGTAACGTGAATAAAAAATTTACATGCCTAATCTATGAAATTTTTTACAAAAAGGTTGATTTTTTTCAAAAAAAACGAAAATGTTGTTAAATATTGTTTAAAAACCTATTTGTTTGGTAGGAATTGTATGCCGGAGAACAGGACGTCCTTTGTCCAAGAATTGTTACCAGTGGAAAATTCTTTGTTCGGAGGGTTGGGGCGTTGACCAAAAGGGAACCATACTGCACGGGGTGGTTTGACCTGTTGAATTATCACATTCTCAAAAAAAATTCCTAACGATGCCTTTAAAATTTTATACATTTTCATCGTTCGAAATTCTCGAAAGGGCGAGTTGTGCGCGAACCTCGTGTTCAGGTCGCCTTAACATTAACCAAATAGGAGCTAAATAATGTCTCTTACTCTGAACGACATCAAGCACCCGAAGATCAAGGCTTGGGTTGAAGAAGTTATCGCAATGTGCGAACCGGACAACGTTGTTGTTGCTGACGGTTCCGTTGAAGAATACAACACTCTTATGCAGAAGTGCGTTGACGCAGGTCTCGCTACTAAGCTCGCTAAGAAGGAAAACTGCTACCTGTTCCGTTCTCTCCCGTCTGACGTGGCTCGTGTTGAATCCCGTACCTTCATCTCCTCCGTTAAGGAAGAAGACGCAGGTCCGACCAACCACTGGATTGACCCGGTTGAACTGAAGAAGACCATGTCCGGTCTCTACAAGGGTTGTATGCACGGCCGTACCATGTACGTGATTCCGTTCTGCATGGGCCCCCTCGGTTCTGCAATCTCCAAGAACGGTATCGAAATCACTGACTCCGAATACGTCGTTCTCAACATGGACATCATGACCCGCGCTGGCAAGAAGGTTCTCGATATCTTCAATGCTGACCCGAACGCTGACTTCGTTCCGTGCCTCCACTCCGTTGGTAAGCCGCTCAACAACGGCGAAAAGGACAACGGTGTCTGGCCCTGCGCTGACGTTGAATTCAAGTACATCTCCCAGTTCCCGGAAGAACACCTCGTGTGGTCCTACGGTTCTGGCTACGGTGGAAACGCTCTCCTCGGCAAGAAGTGCTTCGCTCTCCGTATCGCTACCGTTCTCGCTCGCGACGAAGGCTGGCTCGCTGAACACATGCTCATCCTCAAGCTCACCAACCCGAAGGGCGAAGTTAAGTACGTAACTGGCGCATTCCCGTCTGCTTGCGGTAAGACCAACCTCGCTATGCTCATCCCGACTATCCCGGGCTGGAAGGTCGAAACCATCGGTGACGATATTGCATGGATGAAGTTTGGTGCTGATGGCCGTCTCTACGCTATCAACCCTGAAGCTGGCTTCTTCGGCGTTGCTCCGGGCACCTCCGCAGAATCCAACAAGAACGCTCTTATCTCTGCTGAAAAGAACACCATCTACACCAACTGCGCTCTCACTGAAGATGGCGACGTATGGTGGGAAGGCATTGGCTATCCTGCAACTGGCAAGCTGGTTGACTGGAAGGGCAATACCCGTGACGCTCTCCCCAAGGACAAGGCTCCTAAGGGCGAAGAAATGGCTCACCCCAATGCTCGCTTCACTGCTCCGGCATATCAGTGCCCCTGCATTGCTGCTGAATGGGAAGATCCTGCAGGCGTTCCTATCTCCGCAATCCTCTTCGGTGGCCGTCGTCCGTCCACCATTCCTCTGGTTCACCAGTCCCTGAGCTGGAACCACGGCGTGTTCCTCGGCTCCATCGTTGGTTCCGAAATCACCGCTGCTTCCACCATTAACGCTGCTGAAGTCGGTAAGATCCGTCGCGACCCGTTCGCAATCCTCCCGTTCTGCGGCTACAACATGGGTGACTACTTCAAGCACTGGATCGAAATCGGTAAGAAGTCTACCGAAGACAAGCTCCCGAAGATCTTCTACGTCAACTGGTTCCGTAAGGACGCTGACAACGCTGAACTCCCGGGTGGCTTCATGTGGCCGGGTTACGGCGACAACAGCCGCGTCCTCGCTTGGATCTTCGACCGTTGCAACGGCGTTGACAATGCTAAGGAAACCCCGATTGGTCTCATGCCGGCAGACGGCGCCCTCAATACTGAAGGCCTCGCTGAATGCTACAAGAAGACCCTCCCGGCTATCACTTCCGTTGATGTTGAAGGCTGGAAGAAGGAACTCGCTGACGTTAAGGAAAATCACTATCCGAAGTTCGGCGCTCACCTTCCGAAGGAACTGAACGACATCATCGACATGATTCAGGATCGTCTGAACAAAGCTTAATAAGGCGAGCGAAGCGAAAACAAACTAGTTTGTTTTCATTTCCGAGCCGACAAGCTTGCGCTGCGTAGCAGCGCCAGGCATAAAAGCTTAAAGGAACCTCTGCGGACCTCCGCAGGGGTTTCTTTTTATCTTGAATTTTTTGCCAAAATTTCTATCTATGGTGCCGAAAACAACGCGTTTCCTTGTTGGAGTAAGTCCAGTTGTCCACAATCCGCAATAGCGGGGAAGGCTAGAACGCGCATTCGAGTGAAGCGCGCGGCTGGACCGGGCGCTTGTTGTTTTTTAAGGTGTATACATCGTGAGTTCCAAGTCCAAATTCACGTTCTTGATGTTCCTTCTGGGAATGCTTTCTGCCTTCGGGCCCTTCGTTACAGACCTCTACCTGCCGGCTCTGCCTAACTTGGCGGAATATTTTATGGCGACGCCCTCGGCATCCCAGCTGAGTTTAACCATGAGTATGCTGGGCTTGAGTATTGGCCAGCTGTTCATCGGCCCGCTGAGCGACAAGTACGGCCGTAAGCGCCTGCTGGTGATTTGCCTTGTGCTGTTTGTAATAAGCACCATGGCCTGCATAGTTTCTCCGGACATGGCTGTCTTTAATGCTTGCCGATTGATTCAAGGTCTTGCTGCTTCCGGCGGTATTGTGATTGCTCGTTCCGTTTCTGCGGATTCTTATCGTGGCCCGGTGCTCACTAAGTTCCTGGCCATGGTTAGTGCCGTGAATGGGGTAGCCCCTATTGCGGCTCCCGTGCTGGGAGGTTTCTTGTTGAATTTCATGAGCTGGAAGGGAACCTTTGCGGTCTTGCTCCTCTATGGCTTTGTTCTGCTGTTCATGGCGGGCAAGTTCCAGGAATCTCTGCCCAAACATCGCCGCAGCGACAAGTCAATTCTTGCGAACTTTAGCTTGTATGTAAAGGTGTTCCGCAACGGCGAATTCGTTCGCTTCTTTGCAGTATGTACCGCTTCCATGATTGTGCTGTTCGGCTACATTGCCGCATCGCCTTTTATTTTCCAGAAACTGTATGGCCTGAGTCCCATGGGCTTTAGCTTCTGCTTCGCGATGATTGCCTTCTGTACTGCCGTAGGCTGCGCAACTTCTGGTAAAATCGGAAACGATCGAAAGGCTATCAAGATTGCGGGCATTGGCGTTTTCATTGCTTCTCTTGCAGTAGCGGCTTGCCTTTTGACTCACGCACCGCTGCCCTTGCTCCAGCTTAGCTTTATGGCGACCACATTCATGTTCGGCTTGATGCAGCCCCCGGCCAGCGCATTGGCCTTGAATGCCGAACGCAAGAATGCAGGCACGGCTTCTGCTGCCATGGGTGCCGCAGGTTTTCTGATGGGCGGTATTGCTTCGCCTATTGTTGGTGTTGGAGACATTGCTGTAAGCGCTTCCATCATGCTGGTTACGGGTGGATTCCTGACCATGGTCTTTATGATCATCGCCAAGGCAAAGATGCCCAAGGCCCGATAGATGGTTTTAAATCTGTAAAATTTGAATGCTTATGTAAAGCGCTCGGAAAAGATCCGGGCGTTTTTTAATCTAGTGGAAGTTCAAGAATACAACGTGTTCTTTGTGTGCTTTTATCCATCAAAAAAGAGCCTGGTATGAACCAGACTCTTTTTAAAGTAGATGTATGTAACCGTTGTTTTTTAAGCCAAGCGGTTTATACGTCTATTAGTTGATGCGTCCAACCAGGTTGCCAGACAGCATGTAGTCCTTGGTAGAACCGTAGCTGTGGAAGCCAGCAGACAGGCTGAAGCGGTCGGTGAAGGACTTTTCGATGTAGAATGCACCGAGAACGTCCTTGACGTGCTTCTGGTTAGCGGAAACGCCGAATTCCTTGTGGTCGGCACGATCACCAACGTATTCAGCTTCGAGGATGATACGGTCTACAACTGGAGTGTAGAAGGCGATACCACCAGTCAGAGGAATAACCAGGTCGTCGGCCAGGTCCATGAGGGCTGCTTCTGCGAAGATGTCGAACTTGCTGTCGATTACCGGCAGGTTAGCCTTCAAGGAAGCGTTGTGCTTGATGTCTGCGTCGGAGTCGTAGATGACATCGAACAGGTTGCTGCGGTAAGCAAGCTGGACCTTCAGCTTGGAGAGGCCTTCGAGACCGTGGAAGTTGAAGGCGGCGCGGATGTCGCCCTTGTCCAGGTTCTGGGAACCGCTAATGAGAGACAGGTAGAAATCCATGTTGTCGGTCGGAGTGAAACCGAACTGCAACTGGTTTTCCGGAGCCTGGGTAGAGAGGAAGCCGTTCAGGTAACCGTCGATGTAGCCACCGAAGTAGTCACCGCTCTTGTCGGTATTGTCCCAACGACCCACCTTGAAGGTGAAGTAGTCGGTGCCCTGCATTGCCCATGCTTCGTCCAGAGAGAAGTAATCGGCTGCAGACTTGTCTGCATCGTTACGGATAGCTTCCTTCTTGACCTTCTTGTTTTCGTAGTCGCCGGTCTGGAGGTCGCCGGGGTAGAAGGCTACGCCAATCTTACCCTTGAAGTCGTCGGTTTCGGCGAGAACTGCGAAGTTTGCTTCGCCGTTCCAGGTTTCGAAGTTGTCGCCAAGTTCGTCGTCTTCGCTGGTCCAGAATACCTTGCCTGCTTCAAGTTCGAAGTCGGCGTTGATGTCGAAGTTGATCTGGTTGACAGTCATCACTGCGTTTTCGATCATCTTCTTTTTCTTGCGCTTCTTCTTGGGCTTTGCAACCGGTTCTGCTGCTGCTTCAGCAGCGGGAACGGGCTCTTCTGCAGCTGCAACTTCTGTTGCTGCAGGTTCGGCAGCGGGTGCTGCTTCGGCAGGAGCTTCTGCAGCCTGTGCAGGGGCGGCCTGTTCAGCAGCGGGTGCTGCTTCGGCAGGAGCTTCTGCAGCCTGTGCAGGAGCGGCCTGTTCTGCGACAGGAGCGGCTTCTGCTGCGGGAGCTTCTGCAGCCTGTGCGGGAGCAGCCTGTTCGGCAGCGGGAGCGGCTTCGGTTGCCGGTGCGGCAGCGGGGGCCTGTGCGGCTTCTGCTGCGGGAGCGGGAGCAGCGGCCTGTGCGGGGGCTGCTGCGGGGGCTGCTTCAGGTGCAGCGTAAACTGCTGCAGCCATGATGCAGGAGGCAAGGAACATTTTCTTCATATTAGGGAACTCCTTTCACTAATTCCACGGTATAAGTTTAGTAAAAAAATCTTTCATCTAGTGTTTTTACTTTTGTTTTCCATATAAAAAGCTAACTTTAGGGGCCAGAGAGGTTTTATTTTGAAGAAAATTCTGTTTTTTGCGCTTTTTGTCTTGGTTAGTATCGCCCTTGCACAGGATAATCTTTACGTTTACAAGAAGAATGGTTCCAAGGTCGACGAATCTGCTCCTGCAGGAGCCTTGACCATGACAGACTGGATCAAGGAACTGCCCATTCCCAAGGACTCCGTAGAAAAGGTTACCTACGTCAAGGAACGCGTCGAGGTTAAGGATAAAAAGGGTAGGGTGATCAAGGACAAGAAGGGCAAGCCCAAGACTAAGCTTCAGAAGAAAAAGAAGGTTATCTGGGAAGTTTCTGAACCTAAGGAACCACCCAGGTTTGTTCCCATTGATTGTAAGTACGGAAACATGTGGGTTAAGCGTGCCGACCTGGCCCGTTTCCAGCAGGCTTCTGCTGATATTAGCGGCGAATATGCCTCCGCCTCTGGAAGTGTGTTCCTCAAGAAGTCTCCCACCAATCCCCGATTGTTTACTGTTATCATTCAGAACGGTCCCTTTGGAAACCGTGCGGAACTCGAAGCAAGTAATATCGAGCTCCGTGAGGCTAACGGTCATGGCCGCATGACCTATACCGAGGATGGTTGTACTGTCGATATCGCCGTGGCCAACCGCCGTGTTCAGGTTGCTCAGCGTGGTTGCTCCGAATACAATTCGGGCAGCTTCAAGCTTGAAGGCGAATACAGCAATTTCAAGGGAAATCGTCGCGTTGTTGAAAACTTCAACCTGCCGGAACAGTCCTTCACCTACAAAAAGTTCAAGTGGTGCGACAGCGGCTTTGACTCCTGTAAGGAGGAAAAGGACGAAAATGGCAAGGTAACCATCACTTGGAGTAAGGGTGGAAACGGTTTTATCGAACGTAAGGCCGGCGATGAGGTTCACACCTACCGTCCCTTTGAACATGTGATTCCCCATAAGCGAGACTTCTACAAGGGTGAAAAGCCCATGGCCATCAAGACCAAGCGCACCGATATCAGTGGTGAATGGTGGATCTGGTATTTCTATCCGCAGGCTGAACGATTCAGGATGGTTCGCGCAGGCATGCGTGAAGACATTGCCCAGATGGAAATCTACGAGTAACTCTTTTACTGCAGTTTATGAACAAGTCCGTTGAACAGTCCCGCATTTTATTCCTGGATACAGGTGCTATTGTGCGTCTCTTGCAGATGAACCCGGACTACTATCCGGTGGTTTCCTCTGTGTTGGACTACGCCTACGAAAAAAACATTACGGTTCTTACATCTGCTGTTACTTTGTTTGAAATCTCCCGCAGGGCCTGTGTGGCGGGGGAGGGGGTTCTCGCTCGCCAGTACCGTGAGTTTTTTGAGAATTCCAGAAACGTAAAGCTTTGTGAGGTTAACGGAGAAATTGCGGTGAAGGCTGCTGAACTTTTCGCCGCCGCCGCCCGTACCAATCATAAACTGACTGAAGCCGAAGCCCAGCGCCTGGCTACCGCCTATGTGAATGGCGCTGATTGTATCCTAACGGAAAATGCGAACTTTGCAAATGCAACGGACATACCTGTGGTAACCTTGGACGAAGTCCTTTAAAGTTTCGTTTATAGACGTAAATTTAGTGAGCCCGAACCCATCTAGGTTTGGGCTTTTTCTATCTTTGGATTGTATAAATTTATTGGAGCTAATATGCCTAATTACTCTACCGTTATCGGTCTCGAAATCCATTGCCAGCTCGCTACCAAGACTAAGATGTTCTGCGGTTGCGAAATTGAAGTGAACACCAGCCCCAACAAGCACGTTTGCCCGGTTTGCCTCGGTATGCCCGGTGCCATGCCTGTTCCCAACAAGAAGGCTGTGGAATATGCAATCCGCCTGGGTCTCGCTCTCAACTGCGAAATCGACCTGAACGCCATGTGGACCCGTAAGAACTATTTCTACCCGGACCTTCCCAAGGGTTATCAGATTACCCAGACTGGCGGTCTTCCGGTTTATGACCACCCGATCTGCAAGAACGGCTGGCTTGAAATCATCAAGGCCGACGGTACCAAGAAGCGCGTGGGCATTACCCGTATCCACATGGAAGAAGACGCCGGTAAGCTGATCCACGACATGAGCCCCACCGACTCTCACTTCGACGCAAACCGTTGCGGCACCCCGCTTTGCGAAATCGTCACGGAACCGGACATCCGTAGCCCGGAAGAAGCCGTTCTGGTTCTCAAGAAGATCAAGCAGACTCTTGAATACACCCGCGTCTCCAACGCCAACATGGAAAACGGCAACATGCGCTGCGACGGTAACATTTCCCTGCGCGCTTCCGAAGACGCTCCTTTCGGCACCCGTGCAGAAATCAAGAACCTGAACAGCTTCACCAACCTTGAAAAGGCTTTGAACGCCGAATACTACCTGCAGTCCGCTACTCTGGACGCTGGCAAGGAAGTGGAACAGTGTACCAAGCGTTACGACCCCAACGCCGACAAGACTATCGTCATCCGCAGTAAGGAAGACGCTCACGACTATAAGTACTTCCCGGAACCGGACATGGTACGTCTTGTTACCGATCCTGCCTTCGTGGAAGAAATCCGCC
This sequence is a window from Fibrobacter sp.. Protein-coding genes within it:
- a CDS encoding phosphoenolpyruvate carboxykinase (GTP), which encodes MSLTLNDIKHPKIKAWVEEVIAMCEPDNVVVADGSVEEYNTLMQKCVDAGLATKLAKKENCYLFRSLPSDVARVESRTFISSVKEEDAGPTNHWIDPVELKKTMSGLYKGCMHGRTMYVIPFCMGPLGSAISKNGIEITDSEYVVLNMDIMTRAGKKVLDIFNADPNADFVPCLHSVGKPLNNGEKDNGVWPCADVEFKYISQFPEEHLVWSYGSGYGGNALLGKKCFALRIATVLARDEGWLAEHMLILKLTNPKGEVKYVTGAFPSACGKTNLAMLIPTIPGWKVETIGDDIAWMKFGADGRLYAINPEAGFFGVAPGTSAESNKNALISAEKNTIYTNCALTEDGDVWWEGIGYPATGKLVDWKGNTRDALPKDKAPKGEEMAHPNARFTAPAYQCPCIAAEWEDPAGVPISAILFGGRRPSTIPLVHQSLSWNHGVFLGSIVGSEITAASTINAAEVGKIRRDPFAILPFCGYNMGDYFKHWIEIGKKSTEDKLPKIFYVNWFRKDADNAELPGGFMWPGYGDNSRVLAWIFDRCNGVDNAKETPIGLMPADGALNTEGLAECYKKTLPAITSVDVEGWKKELADVKENHYPKFGAHLPKELNDIIDMIQDRLNKA
- a CDS encoding multidrug effflux MFS transporter codes for the protein MSSKSKFTFLMFLLGMLSAFGPFVTDLYLPALPNLAEYFMATPSASQLSLTMSMLGLSIGQLFIGPLSDKYGRKRLLVICLVLFVISTMACIVSPDMAVFNACRLIQGLAASGGIVIARSVSADSYRGPVLTKFLAMVSAVNGVAPIAAPVLGGFLLNFMSWKGTFAVLLLYGFVLLFMAGKFQESLPKHRRSDKSILANFSLYVKVFRNGEFVRFFAVCTASMIVLFGYIAASPFIFQKLYGLSPMGFSFCFAMIAFCTAVGCATSGKIGNDRKAIKIAGIGVFIASLAVAACLLTHAPLPLLQLSFMATTFMFGLMQPPASALALNAERKNAGTASAAMGAAGFLMGGIASPIVGVGDIAVSASIMLVTGGFLTMVFMIIAKAKMPKAR
- a CDS encoding type II toxin-antitoxin system VapC family toxin, with product MNKSVEQSRILFLDTGAIVRLLQMNPDYYPVVSSVLDYAYEKNITVLTSAVTLFEISRRACVAGEGVLARQYREFFENSRNVKLCEVNGEIAVKAAELFAAAARTNHKLTEAEAQRLATAYVNGADCILTENANFANATDIPVVTLDEVL
- the gatB gene encoding Asp-tRNA(Asn)/Glu-tRNA(Gln) amidotransferase subunit GatB; this encodes MPNYSTVIGLEIHCQLATKTKMFCGCEIEVNTSPNKHVCPVCLGMPGAMPVPNKKAVEYAIRLGLALNCEIDLNAMWTRKNYFYPDLPKGYQITQTGGLPVYDHPICKNGWLEIIKADGTKKRVGITRIHMEEDAGKLIHDMSPTDSHFDANRCGTPLCEIVTEPDIRSPEEAVLVLKKIKQTLEYTRVSNANMENGNMRCDGNISLRASEDAPFGTRAEIKNLNSFTNLEKALNAEYYLQSATLDAGKEVEQCTKRYDPNADKTIVIRSKEDAHDYKYFPEPDMVRLVTDPAFVEEIRRTLPELPDARRARFMNDLGVSEYDAQVLTDDRDISDWFDTASKNCKNGKVLANWVITELLAKMKDLEGGLADLKIKPEQLCALVNLIEDKTINGKIAKTVFADMFETGKDPADIVKEKGLVQVADTGAIEAIVREVCAANAAQFAEFKAGKVALKGFLVGMTMRKSGGKANPAMVNEILDKLAQE